In the Mauremys mutica isolate MM-2020 ecotype Southern chromosome 13, ASM2049712v1, whole genome shotgun sequence genome, one interval contains:
- the LOC123348217 gene encoding E3 ubiquitin-protein ligase RNF182-like: protein MTHPDGELERCQPLTFPAHELECKICYNRYDAWARKPKLLSCCHRVCAKCLRKMVTMGESSPCLLSCPFCRQETQVPEEDVQLLQDDSKVLAVLTHHERAKERGTLPSPEVILCPSVLEPSRSSSDCLVITILQVPEDVAPPEGLGMLDMIRLYRPGSLDSLPCRGPVQNCRSCTWHAIPHFILWMLCLIYFSSLPFGIYLLLIERHNLGIVLVSLVPSTLILCVFYSFCQCLCREIFEFPST from the coding sequence ATGACCCACCCGGATGGCGAGCTGGAGAGATGCCAGCCGCTGACGTTCCCAGCGCACGAGCTGGAGTGCAAGATCTGCTACAATCGCTACGACGCATGGGCCCGCAAGCCCaagctgctcagctgctgccaccGGGTCTGCGCAAAGTGCCTGCGCAAGATGGTGACCATGGGGGAGTCCTCGCCCTGCCTGCTCAGCTGCCCGTTCTGCCGGCAGGAGACCCAGGTCCCCGAGGAGGATGTGCAGCTGCTCCAGGATGACAGCAAGGTGCTGGCAGTGCTGACACACCACGAGCGGGCAAAGGAGCGAGgcactctgccctcccctgaggtCATCCTGTGCCCCAGCGTCCTGGAGCCCTCCCGCAGCTCCTCTGACTGCCTGGTCATCACCATCCTCCAGGTGCCAGAGGACGTGGCGCCCCCCGAAGGCCTGGGGATGCTGGACATGATACGCCTGTACCGCCCCGGCAGCCTGGACTCGCTGCCCTGCCGCGGCCCCGTCCAGAACTGCCGCTCTTGCACCTGGCATGCCATACCCCACTTCATCCTCTGGATGCTATGCCTCATCTActtcagctccctgcccttcgGCATCTACCTCCTGCTCATTGAGCGCCACAACCTGGGCATCGTGCTGGTCAGCCTGGTGCCCTCCACCCTCATTCTCTGTGTCTTCTACAGCTTCTGCCAGTGTCTGTGCCGCG